A stretch of Xenopus laevis strain J_2021 chromosome 8S, Xenopus_laevis_v10.1, whole genome shotgun sequence DNA encodes these proteins:
- the LOC121397798 gene encoding uncharacterized protein LOC121397798, which produces MKQLVLEIPKPYIRLAGACISLLIIGLLALSIRFCNKHVKELKKREEEVRSLQVVVPGVKIHIGEEGNSKENEVTPNKENNNKVGEISESATITDVPQENCAETDKEIIDVESQHMNEDTTTKQKKKKWRKYLPFTKKTNPPPENGVETDKELKESGKKRLKLLKLLKVVKPRKPELSVEADEQNKKVHETQVEEVDQKKKKKRIWKWKWKKKRAEMTLLPR; this is translated from the exons ATGAAACAATTAG TTTTAGAGATCCCTAAACCGTATATCCGTTTGGCTGGAGCATGCATTAGTTTGTTGATAATTGGACTTCTGGCATTAAGCATTCGTTTCTG CAACAAGCATgtgaaagaattaaaaaaacgtgAGGAAGAGGTGCGGAGTCTTCAAGTAGTTGTACCAG GAGTAAAAATACACATAGGAGAAGAAGGGAACTCTAAGGAAAATGAAGTGACtcctaataaagaaaataacaataaagtgGGAGAAATATCAGAATCTGCTACAATAACGGATGTCCCTCAAGAGAACTGTGCTGAAACAGATAAAGAGATTATAGATG TTGAATCACAGCACATGAACGAAGACAccactacaaaacaaaaaaagaaaaaatggaggaAATATCTTCCTTTTACTAAAAAAACCAATCCACCTCCTGAGAACGGTGTGGAAACAGATAAAGAGCTAAAGGAAA GTGGGAAGAAACGactaaaactactaaaactacTAAAAGTAGTAAAACCACGAAAACCAGAATTATCAGTGGAAGCAGATGAACAGAACAAGAAAGTTCATGAAACGCAAGTAGAGGAAGttgatcagaagaagaagaaaaaaagaatatggaaatggaaatggaaaaagaaaagggcAGAAATGACACTTCTCCCGAGATAA